The DNA segment AGGGCTTTTTTAGCTTTACATTTCCAGGTCCTTGTCTGGTTTTCCATGTGCTGACTTGTCTCCTGTATCCGTCCTAAACGGGTCTCTTTGTTCCAGGGGATTTGAGGGTGATGGCTGGGGGCTCGTTGGCAGCAATCGTGAGATCTATGAGCAGGGGCACTTTGCTTTCTTACCGTCTCACTCGTATGCGTGATGGCACCATCCAGGACCTCCCGCTTGCAGTGGAATAGCCacggtgagagtggacatccttgcccGTCCTCAGCCTTAGGGAGAAAGCACTCACTCTTTGCCCACTTCCGGGATGTtatctgtctgtttttctgtacACACGCTTAAAGAGGTTCTGAAGTTGTCTTCTAACCCCACAGTGATAGAGCTTTTGTTCATCCGTGCATTTTGAGTCTTATCAAGTGGATTTTCTGTGGATCTTGAACCGTCCTGTCCTCTTCTTCATCTCTCAGTCTGTGCATTCTGTTGATTGATCTTCCGTTGTTGAAAGAGCAGCCCTTGCATTCCAGGAGTGACACCCACTTCTTTCTGGGCCTTTTCCTATACTGATGGAACAAACTACTAGTCTCTTTTTGAAGAATCCTGTGCTAAGGTCGGTGGAAATACTAAGTTCCACTTTTCTTGGTATCAGGGTAATGGTACCCATACGGAATCATTAGGGAGTGCTCCCTCTGCTTTGTCTTGGTGCAGAAATCATGTATGGAATTGGTGTTCTTTCTTCATATGCTGTCTGGCAGAAATTCCAGGAGGGGGGTCTAGGCTCTCAGATCTTTTAGCAAAGGCTTTTAACTCACTCCCAAGTCACTTTTTGTAAAACTCATGGgcctgggtctggcactgtggcatagtgggtaaagccgctgccttcaatGCCGGCTTctgatatgggcgccagttcgagtcctggctactccatttcctatccagctccctgccatagcctaggaaagcaatggaaggtggcccaagtccatgggcctctgcaccctcatgggagacccagaagaagctcctggctcctgccttcagataggcccagctcctgtagttgcagccacttgaagagtgaaccagcaggtggaagacctctctctctctctacctctctctgcctctcgcccTCCATATCTCCCTgtcctctctgtaaatcttcctctcaaataaataaaaaaatactaaaaaaatatcagtatttagaaaaaaagacatGGGCCTGTGAACACTGTCTCGTCTTGGGTCAGTTTGGGTAGCTGACACGTCTCAAGTCACTGGGAACCTGGTCCTTCTCTGTTGTTTTCCCTGCTAGTCGTGAACAGCTGTATCAGTTATGTTGATCATTTAAAGAACCAGCTTTTAGCTTGATTGGGAttctctattttttctcattGTAATCTCTTCATTTTTACTCCTGTTTCCATTAAAGAAAATGCTCACTTATACACTATGGCAGTTTGGAGGTCATTCGCCCAGGCACACCAACCTTTTTGACGAGATGCAAAGCCAAGAGCGCTGAGGGTGGAAATGTTCAAGGCTGCTTGTGTCCTGGACACAAATGCTGAGTGCGTAGTGAAAGTCGGCTTTCTGTAAGTGTGTGAGTGTGGACGACAAGAACACATTCCTCACCCAGTAATCTTAAGATTACGCTGCAGAATGGGTGgggaaaatcagcaaggaattAACGTCAATGACTGCGTCATTTTGTGCGGCTGGACACGTGGATACGGTAATTGCTGTCACTTCGAAAACCTTTATTGGGTGCCGTAGCACTCTAAGCTCCCGAGGAGCAGGATTCCTGTCGTGCTCAGAAGCAGCCAGGGAGTGGGTGTCGTTATGCCCACTTTCCGCACAGGAAGTGCACGGGCAGCAGCCTCCCATGAGATGTGTAATGGtggttttctttctccttttgctACCCTTTGCTGCAGCCCTGCCTCTTCTGGCCACACATCTGCCCTGCTACCTTCCAGCTGTTTGAGAACCTACAGCCTGACCTCCCTGTCTACACTCGCGGGCTGGGTGGAGCTCCAGCTTGGACTCAACCTCCATGGATCCACTCCAGAATTGGAGTCCAGGGTTTGCTGCTGACGCCTCCCCGATGGCCATGGCAGAGACTTCCGCGGACAGCAGGGCCGCCTCTCAGCCTCTCTCCGCAGAGCAGCTCGTGTGGGGCCTGGGGAACATGAACCCCGGTGCCGGCCCTGATCTGCCTGTGCCGCCGCCGGCGGGGCTGCCGCAGCAGCAGTACAGGGAAGCGAAAACCCAGCAGAGGTGGTACGAAAGGCTGCCGCCCCCACAGGGCaagaaggagctcctggggcaCATGAGACGGAGGCACCGCGACCACAGGGCACCTTATCCAGCCTCACAGGAAGCCAAACTCTCTCCCTCGGGTGACAGACCTCAGAATCGGTTCCACTGTGAATGTCGCTACTGCCAGAGCAATGGGCCGAATACGTCCGGGTTatctggggagaggggtggggcctCGTGGGAGACCCTAGTGCAGGGCCTCAGTGGCTTGAGCCTCAGCCTGGGGACCAGCCAGCCTGGCTTTCTGCCTGAGGGgtccctgcagcagcagcagcagcagcagcggcagcaggaggaggaggagcgagaGGAGAAGTGCCAGGCCGAGAGGCAGCAGGAAAGCAAGAGGATGTTCCAGAGGCTGCTGAAACAGTGGCTAGATGAGAAATGAGCCGCTCATCCTCACGGGACGGGAACCTGAAAGGGTCCAGACATAGAAGCTGTCCTGCCAGTCCTGGGTATGGGTCCTCCTTGGGGACCAAGCAAGGGGCCACAGTGGGAGGGGACCAAGACCTGTGTTGTGTGTGGAAACCCTGAGAGATCCAGTCCCGGGAAGGGCCTACTCTGCCCTGCCTGTCACGTGTGGAGCAGGTGGAGGCATTCCGTGCAAGAGGCCCTGCATGCCAGTGGTCTGACCTCATCCGCTGCGGCCCCCGTGATGTGTGTGTCCCTTTCCCACTCCGGATCTCCGTCATCCCTCCCCACCTTGTCAGATAGAAGCTGTGCGTGTAGAGTGAACCCCTCGTTGATGTCCTTGTGCCCTGTGCCGTGTTATCCACTTCCCCGAGAAGCAGCACTAGGTGTGTTGACGTGCACCATGCTGCACTGGGATCCGGGATCAGGAATCTGACACTAAacaaggagtggggaaggggCGTGAAATTGGAACTTGGTGGTTCCCTGTTGTATTTCTGCGTGTGCACTTTTATGATGACGGCATGCTAAATGTATCCAAACCATTTCCTGCTCCTTAACCATCCAATAGCATTCTCCCTCACTGCAGTTCCTTTCTGGGTATCTCACTGTCAATACTGAATAAATAGAACGCAGGCTTCTTTGTCAACCCCGGCTGTGTCTTCTTAGATCTGAGCTCACCACCTTTCATTCCCACCTGTACATCAGAGTGTGTCAGGAGGAGCTCCGCATGGTGGGTTGTGGAACTGGGAGGAGGGCAGGCGCCAGCAAACCCCTCAAGTCCCGGTCTGCGGCCACGAGATGAGACCAGCGGCCACGGCAGCGAGGCAGTGCCACTGGCAGTGAGTGCTCCTGCTGCAGGGGAGTTGCACGCAGAGAGCACGCCCCCAGGAGGAGGgtctgcgggctggggctgctggtCTGGCTGAGGCCCACGGGCATCTCCATGGTGAAGGTGAGCACGGTGGGTGTCCTGCCTGCTACTGGAGCAGCAGAGCATCCTCGTGTCATTTCAGGGTCCTGTTGGGCTTTGGACTCGGGTGTTTGTATTGCAGGAGGTGGGATGacctctcccttttcttccctcaCAGAGTCCTGTCACGTGTCCCCACCGAATGAACACGGGATTCCTCCGAACTGAAAACCAATTCCACTTGGTGTCAGTCTGTGTTTTTAGGTAGGCCCCGAGCTGCATGGCTGCAGACGTTTACGCCTCAAGCCAACACAAGGGGCTGGAGAACAGGTGAGTTCCTGAGATGCTGACCTTGGGCTTGAGTGTTAAATTCCCCTGTCCTGGCACAAGGGCACTGCATCAGGGTTTTCCCTCCTAAACCTCCAAGGTTCAATGCAAGCTGGCTACCTGGCAGTGCTCAGCAGGGCTGCCATGGCTTCTGCCTTCTCTGCCTTTTCCCTGGACCTGC comes from the Oryctolagus cuniculus chromosome X, mOryCun1.1, whole genome shotgun sequence genome and includes:
- the LOC100338355 gene encoding protein FAM156A/FAM156B — translated: MDPLQNWSPGFAADASPMAMAETSADSRAASQPLSAEQLVWGLGNMNPGAGPDLPVPPPAGLPQQQYREAKTQQRWYERLPPPQGKKELLGHMRRRHRDHRAPYPASQEAKLSPSGDRPQNRFHCECRYCQSNGPNTSGLSGERGGASWETLVQGLSGLSLSLGTSQPGFLPEGSLQQQQQQQRQQEEEEREEKCQAERQQESKRMFQRLLKQWLDEK